GAACATGATAGCGGGAAGAGTTCCTAGTGGAACCTGCGGTATCGGACACACAAGATGGGCAACGCATGGAGCCCCATCAGATGTAAATTCTCATCCACACATGGATCAGAGTGGAAGAGTTGCTCTTGTTCACAACGGAATCGTAGAAAACTATGTAGAACTCAAGGAAACTCTTGTTAACGAGCATGGAATCAAGTTTAAGTCAGAGACAGATAGTGAAGTTATCGCTCAGCTTGTTGGCGTTAAGTATAATGCAAACGGCGGCGATCTTGAGAAGGCCGTTTACGACGCAACAAAGGAAATGCGCGGAACCTATGCTATAGGCGTTATCGCAGAGGATACTCCTAACAAGATAGTTGCTTACCGCAAGGAAGCACCTTTGATTGCAGGTCTCGGCAAGAAGAGTAATTTCATCGCTTCAGATATTCCAGCTTTGCTGAAGTACACAAATGATATATTTTTGATTGAAAACGATGAGATGGTAATTTGCACTCCTGATTCTATAACTATCAAGGACAAGGATGGCAAGGAAGTTAAGCGTGAGGCCATGAAGATTACATGGAGCGTAGAGGACGCTGAGAAGGGCGGATACGAGCACTTCATGCTTAAGGAGATAAACGAGCAGCCTAAGGTTGTCGCAGAGACTCTAAACCGCCGTATCGACGAAGACGGAAAGATTAAGCTTGACGGAATCAACCTAACAAAGGAAGAACTCGACAAGTACAATAAGATATACATCGTTGCTTGCGGAACTGCTTATCATGCAGGTCTAGTGGGTAAGTATGTGATTGAAAAGATGGCGGGCATTGCTGTTGAGGTTGATGTAGCCTCAGAATTTAGATACCGCGATCCTTTCATCGATGAGAAGACTCTTTTCATCGCAATAAGTCAGTCGGGAGAGACCCTAGATACTTTGATGTCGCTTAGATTAGCAAAGGAAAAGGGGGCTAGAGTTCTTTCCGTTGTCAAT
The nucleotide sequence above comes from Eubacterium sulci ATCC 35585. Encoded proteins:
- a CDS encoding glutamine--fructose-6-phosphate aminotransferase; amino-acid sequence: MCGIVGYVGYDEAAGKIIEGLKKLEYRGYDSSGIAILSDKGIELNKCKGEIKNLENMIAGRVPSGTCGIGHTRWATHGAPSDVNSHPHMDQSGRVALVHNGIVENYVELKETLVNEHGIKFKSETDSEVIAQLVGVKYNANGGDLEKAVYDATKEMRGTYAIGVIAEDTPNKIVAYRKEAPLIAGLGKKSNFIASDIPALLKYTNDIFLIENDEMVICTPDSITIKDKDGKEVKREAMKITWSVEDAEKGGYEHFMLKEINEQPKVVAETLNRRIDEDGKIKLDGINLTKEELDKYNKIYIVACGTAYHAGLVGKYVIEKMAGIAVEVDVASEFRYRDPFIDEKTLFIAISQSGETLDTLMSLRLAKEKGARVLSVVNVVGSSIARESDDVFYTWAGPEIAVASTKAYTTQLVCMYLIALYLGDIRGTLTDEYRKFILEELQQIPEKIQEILEEAPYIEKLAKRLYNKTQVFFIGRGLDSAVAYEGSLKLKEISYINSFAIAAGELKHGTIALMEPDTVVVAMATQDRLFEKMYSNIIEVKARLAHVVSIAKAGNEQIKDASSEVIYIPRCDDEVSPLLTVVPLQIFAYYVAKEKGESIDKPRNLAKSVTVE